In Salvelinus namaycush isolate Seneca chromosome 16, SaNama_1.0, whole genome shotgun sequence, the sequence tttacagaagagtggccaaaAAAAAGCAAACACTGTTTGTCAAAAGGcttgtgggagactccccaaacatatgaaaggtaccctggtcagatgagacaaaaattttgcttattggccatcaaggaaaatactatgtctggcacaaacccaacacctctcatcaccccagagaacaccatccccacagtgaagcatggtggtggcagcatcatgctgtggggatgtttttccatagGCAGGGACCGGGAacctggtcagaattgaagggatgatggatggcgctaaatagaGGGAATTacagggaaacctgtttcagtctgctagAGATTTAAGACagagacggaggttcaccttccagcaggacaatgaccctaagcatactgctaaagcaacactcgagtggtttaatgggaaacatttaaaatgtcttggaatggcctagtcaaagcccagaccttaatccaattgaggatctgtggtatgacttaaagattgctgtataccagcggaacacatccaacttgaaggagctggagcagttttgccttgaagaatgagcaaaaatcccagtggttagatgtaccaagcttatagagacataccccaagagacttgcagctgtaattgctgcaaaaggtggctctacaaagtattgactttgggggggtgaatagttatgcacgctcaagttctgtttttttgtctttgctTGTTTcacaaaatattttgcatcttcaaagtggtaggcatgttgtgtaaatcaaatgatacaaacccccccaaaaatataatttaattccaggttgtaaggcaacaaaataggaaaaatgccaagggcaaatactttcgcaagccactgaaTGCCTTTACAAAACAGGGGTGAACATGAGTCATGGATGCAAGCTTAAGTAATCCAGCAGACAACTTTTAGATAGGAGTTTTAATTCATTTTCTTAATTACAAATTAAAGGAAAAACAACATTCCCATTCTGTTAGGTCCCCCGTCTATCCACAAATCTAGATTTAACCCTTGCATTTTCATCCATTCACAAAGACAGACATGTTGGCCGGGACTTTGAAAAGTCCTCTTGGCCCCGAAGAACATCCACTACATGTATTCAGATCCTGCAAGATAAAGAGGGGAAAACGATCTTAGAAACTTTGATCTTAGACTGATCTTAGAAACTTTGAACTATTGATGTTATCTAGCTACTTGTTCTAGTTGCTTGAGAACTGCAGATTATGAAAAGAGAGTAATGCCCATAGCCAATCAGACAATATATAATTTATGGTGATTACTGTCTTGATAATCTGTTGATAATCTGCAGTTCTGTAGTGTTCTATTTCTCATTACTATGGTAATGAGAAATAGTTGACTTGCCGAGTAAATCAGACTGATTTAGTAGGCAAATACTTGACATGCTTACTTGGCAGCTGCAGTAAATAGAATCAATATAAATCAGGTGTGATAGCCCAAGCAGCAAGAGCAATATGAAGCAAACATGAAGCAATATTGTGTAATGGTTAGGAGGTGGTAGATGGATACAATTATTATTAAAAAAGATTGTAGTGATTTGTCCTTTCAATACTCACATGCTATAGCCTTTGGGACGTAGACTTTGACGCTGGATTCTGCAACTTTCATTGCATCGACTTTGAACTGTGGTTTCAGTGCTGCTCGCACTGCACTCGCGCAGATCGCAGAGAAGCGAATGTAGCTGCAGTg encodes:
- the LOC120061291 gene encoding ATP synthase subunit epsilon, mitochondrial-like, translating into MVAYWRQAGLSYIRFSAICASAVRAALKPQFKVDAMKVAESSVKVYVPKAIA